A stretch of the Azorhizobium caulinodans ORS 571 genome encodes the following:
- the murJ gene encoding murein biosynthesis integral membrane protein MurJ, protein MFRNILSVGGFTLLSRLAGFIRDVVMAAVLGAGPVADAFLVAFRLPNHFRAIFAEGAFNAAFVPTYAKLKEQDGIPAARGFADEVLTAMAMVHGVLLVLVLGFTPQFVGLLAPGLAEDPQRFDLAVTLTRITFPYLALISVATLISGALNASGRFAMAAASPILLNVCMIGTLLGGALFPTVGHAAAWGVLVSGVLQMLLVGWDAERSGIGLRFGTPRLDPGTRQFLKALGPAIIGSAGVQIALFADTIIATFLPAGALSALYYADRINQLPIGVVAIAIGTVLLPEMARRLAAGDEEGAARAQARCVELAVLLGLPFVVAALLIPDLTMRALFARGAFTRGDAIEAAATLQAYGVGLIAFLVVRAFVSPFNARGDTATPMRASLTAVGLNVALKFALMGPLAQVGLALATAIGGWINVGLLIWFARRRGFPIGDERLFGHLVRLLLCGVVLAVVLEVGVWGMGRLTEGLAGSRDEVIFLAVVLAGGLAYLLAVAAFLGKGFVLGLAGRRRT, encoded by the coding sequence ATGTTCCGCAACATCCTCTCGGTCGGAGGCTTCACGCTGCTCTCGCGCCTCGCGGGCTTCATCCGCGACGTGGTGATGGCGGCGGTGCTGGGCGCGGGGCCGGTGGCGGATGCCTTTCTCGTCGCCTTCCGGCTGCCGAATCACTTCCGGGCCATCTTCGCCGAGGGCGCCTTCAACGCCGCCTTCGTGCCCACGTATGCCAAGCTGAAGGAACAGGACGGCATTCCCGCCGCCCGGGGCTTTGCCGATGAGGTGCTGACCGCCATGGCGATGGTCCATGGCGTGCTGCTGGTGCTGGTGCTGGGCTTCACGCCGCAGTTCGTCGGCCTGCTGGCGCCGGGCCTCGCGGAGGACCCGCAGCGCTTCGATCTGGCGGTGACGCTGACGCGCATCACCTTTCCCTATCTGGCGCTGATCTCGGTGGCGACGCTGATCTCCGGCGCCCTGAATGCCTCCGGGCGCTTCGCCATGGCGGCGGCCTCCCCCATTCTCCTCAATGTCTGCATGATCGGCACGCTGCTGGGCGGCGCGCTGTTCCCGACGGTGGGACACGCGGCGGCCTGGGGCGTGCTCGTCTCCGGCGTGCTCCAGATGCTGCTGGTGGGCTGGGATGCGGAGCGCAGCGGCATCGGCCTGAGATTCGGAACGCCCCGGCTCGATCCCGGCACGCGGCAGTTCCTCAAGGCCCTTGGCCCGGCCATCATCGGCTCGGCCGGCGTGCAGATCGCCTTGTTCGCGGACACGATCATCGCCACCTTCCTGCCGGCGGGCGCGCTGTCGGCGCTCTATTACGCTGACCGCATCAACCAGTTGCCCATCGGCGTCGTGGCCATCGCCATCGGTACCGTGCTGCTGCCGGAGATGGCCCGCCGCCTTGCTGCCGGTGACGAGGAGGGGGCAGCGCGGGCGCAGGCCCGCTGCGTGGAACTCGCCGTGCTGCTGGGCCTGCCCTTCGTGGTGGCGGCGCTTCTCATTCCCGATCTGACCATGCGCGCCCTGTTCGCGCGCGGCGCCTTTACCCGCGGGGATGCGATAGAGGCGGCCGCGACCCTGCAGGCCTATGGCGTCGGCCTCATCGCCTTCCTGGTGGTGCGGGCCTTCGTCTCGCCCTTCAATGCGCGCGGCGATACGGCCACCCCCATGCGCGCCTCGCTGACGGCGGTGGGCCTCAATGTGGCGCTGAAGTTCGCCCTCATGGGGCCGCTGGCGCAGGTGGGCCTCGCCCTCGCCACCGCCATCGGCGGCTGGATCAATGTGGGGCTGCTGATCTGGTTCGCCCGCCGGCGGGGCTTTCCCATCGGCGACGAGCGCCTGTTCGGCCATCTCGTCCGGCTTTTGCTGTGCGGCGTCGTGCTCGCCGTGGTGCTTGAGGTGGGTGTGTGGGGCATGGGCCGCCTCACCGAAGGCTTGGCCGGCTCTCGCGACGAAGTGATCTTTCTCGCCGTCGTTCTGGCCGGCGGCCTCGCCTATCTCCTTGCCGTTGCGGCATTTCTGGGCAAGGGCTTCGTGCTGGGCCTGGCCGGCCGCCGCCGCACCTGA
- the coaBC gene encoding bifunctional phosphopantothenoylcysteine decarboxylase/phosphopantothenate--cysteine ligase CoaBC translates to MLHDRRILLIIGGGIAAYKCLDLIRRLKERGASVRAIMTSAAQHFVTPLSVGALTGERVFTDLFDLTAEHDIGHIRLSREADLVVVAPATADLMAKAANGLADDLASTALLATDKPVLFAPAMNPRMWSHPATRRNLALLKEDGAAIVGPNAGAMAERGEFGEGRMAEPLEILAAIEARFETHPQLLKGRRLLVTSGPTVEPIDPVRYIANRSSGKQGHAIAAAAAAAGAEVVLVSGPVQVPDPRGVTVIHVERAREMLAAVEEHLPVDAAVFAAAVADWRVAGEADQKIKKGPQGTPDLQLTENPDILATISHHSTLRPRLVVGFAAETENVVPNARDKRLRKGCDWIVANDVSPATGIMGGDANTVHLVTGEGVEDWPSASKAEVARRLVARIAGALA, encoded by the coding sequence ATGCTGCACGATCGCCGCATCCTTCTGATCATCGGCGGCGGGATCGCCGCCTATAAGTGCCTCGATCTGATCCGCCGCCTGAAGGAGCGCGGCGCCAGCGTGCGCGCCATCATGACCTCGGCCGCCCAGCATTTCGTGACGCCCCTTTCGGTCGGCGCACTGACCGGCGAGCGGGTGTTCACGGACCTGTTCGACCTCACGGCCGAGCACGACATCGGCCATATCCGCCTCTCGCGGGAGGCCGATCTCGTGGTGGTTGCCCCCGCCACCGCCGATCTCATGGCCAAGGCGGCCAACGGCCTTGCGGATGATCTCGCTTCCACCGCGCTGCTCGCCACCGACAAGCCGGTGCTGTTCGCCCCGGCCATGAACCCGCGCATGTGGAGCCATCCGGCCACCCGGCGCAATCTGGCGCTGCTGAAGGAAGACGGCGCCGCCATCGTCGGCCCCAATGCCGGCGCCATGGCCGAGCGGGGCGAGTTCGGCGAGGGCCGGATGGCCGAGCCGCTGGAAATCCTCGCCGCCATCGAGGCGCGCTTCGAAACCCACCCGCAACTGCTCAAGGGACGGCGGCTCCTGGTCACCTCCGGGCCGACGGTCGAGCCCATCGATCCGGTGCGCTATATCGCCAACCGGTCTTCCGGCAAGCAGGGCCACGCCATCGCGGCGGCGGCGGCGGCGGCCGGGGCGGAGGTGGTGCTGGTCTCCGGCCCGGTGCAGGTGCCCGATCCCCGCGGCGTCACCGTCATCCATGTGGAGCGGGCGCGGGAGATGCTGGCGGCGGTGGAGGAGCATCTGCCGGTGGATGCCGCCGTCTTCGCCGCGGCGGTGGCCGACTGGCGTGTGGCCGGCGAGGCGGACCAGAAGATCAAGAAGGGGCCGCAAGGCACGCCCGATCTCCAGCTCACCGAGAATCCGGACATCCTTGCCACCATCTCGCACCATTCCACCCTGCGGCCCCGTCTCGTGGTGGGCTTTGCCGCCGAGACGGAGAATGTGGTGCCGAACGCCCGCGACAAGCGCCTGCGCAAGGGCTGCGACTGGATCGTCGCCAATGACGTCTCGCCCGCCACCGGCATCATGGGCGGGGATGCCAATACGGTGCATCTCGTCACCGGCGAGGGCGTGGAGGACTGGCCCTCCGCCAGCAAGGCGGAGGTGGCCCGCCGCCTCGTCGCCCGCATCGCCGGGGCGCTGGCCTGA